Proteins from one Clupea harengus chromosome 17, Ch_v2.0.2, whole genome shotgun sequence genomic window:
- the LOC105897239 gene encoding metalloreductase STEAP2, whose product MDSISMTGGSATFLPNGVKMASRECVRLTAGAVVGIVGSGDFAKSLTLRLLRSGFGVVVGSRQPKRAAEAFPHVVDVTHQEDAVVKAGIIFLAIRREHYSSLWGLKHLLVGKVLVDVSNNRRLDQYPESNAEYLASLFPESFVVKGFNVISAWAMQSAPKDTCSQVYICSNSLVARQQIQELARQMGFTPVDMGALSSARGIENMPLLLFPAWRGPVLTAVALSIFFFAYSFVRDIIHPYVRSGLSLFYKIPVEVVNHTVPSVAITLLALVYLAGQLAAAHQLGYGTKYRRFPLWLEEWLGCRKQLGLLSFFFACVHTLYSLCLPMRKSDRYLLMNMAYQQVHANMQDSWNEEEVWRGEMYLSFGIMSLGLLSLLAVTSIPSVSTALNWREFSFIQSTLGYIALLIATFHGLLFGWRRAFEEEAYRFYLPPSFVLTLVLPVTVILGKVLLLLPCFGRKLHRIRRGWQASQTRKDPPRSANHLSPERVTIM is encoded by the exons ATGGACTCCATCTCCATGACGGGCGGCAGCGCCACTTTTCTGCCCAATGGCGTAAAGATGGCCTCCAGGGAGTGCGTGAGGCTGACGGCGGGTGCTGTGGTGGGCATCGTGGGCTCGGGGGACTTTGCCAAGAGCCTGACGCTGCGTCTGCTGCGGAGTGGGTTTGGCGTGGTGGTGGGCAGCCGGCAGCCCAAGCGGGCGGCTGAGGCCTTCCCACACGTGGTGGACGTGACCCATCAGGAGGACGCCGTGGTGAAGGCCGGCATCATCTTCCTGGCCATCCGGCGCGAGCACTACTCCTCCCTCTGGGGCCTCAAGCACCTGCTGGTGGGGAAGGTGCTGGTGGACGTGAGCAATAACCGCCGCTTGGACCAGTACCCGGAGTCCAACGCCGAGTACCTGGCCTCCCTCTTCCCAGAGTCCTTTGTGGTGAAGGGATTTAATGTGATTTCAGCGTGGGCCATGCAGTCTGCACCAAAGGATACATGTAGTCAG GTGTACATCTGCAGTAACTCCCTGGTGGCTCGGCAGCAGATCCAAGAGCTCGCCCGCCAGATGGGCTTCACCCCCGTGGACATGGGCGCCCTGTCGTCCGCCCGCGGCATCGAGAACATGCCCCTGCTCCTCTTCCCGGCCTGGCGCGGGCCCGTGCTCACCGCCGTGGCGCTGTCCATCTTCTTCTTCGCCTACTCGTTCGTGCGCGACATCATCCACCCGTACGTCAGGAGCGGCCTGAGCCTGTTTTACAAAATCCCCGTGGAGGTGGTCAACCACACGGTGCCCTCCGTGGCCATCACCTTGCTGGCGCTGGTCTACCTGGCGGGTCAGCTGGCGGCGGCGCACCAGCTGGGCTACGGCACCAAGTACCGGCGCTTCCCCCTCTGGCTGGAGGAGTGGCTGGGCTGCCGCAAGCAGCTGGGTCTGCTCAGCTTCTTCTTCGCCTGCGTGCACACGCTCTACAGCCTGTGTCTGCCCATGAGGAAGTCAGACAGATACCTGCTGATGAACATGGCCTACCagcag gtccATGCCAACATGCAGGACTCGTggaatgaggaggaggtgtggaggggggagatgtACCTGTCATTTGGCATCATGAGCCTGGGCCTCCTGTCTCTGCTGGCTGTCACCTCCATCCCCTCCGTCAGCACCGCCCTCAACTGGAGGGAGTTCAGCTTCATTCAG TCAACTCTGGGTTATATTGCCCTCCTGATTGCCACATTTCATGGCCTGCTGTTCGGGTGGCGTCGGGCCTTTGAGGAGGAGGCCTACCGCTTCTACCTGCCGCCCAGCTTCGTGCTCACCCTGGTACTCCCCGTCACGGTGATCCTGGGCAaggtcctgctgctgctgccctgctTCGGCCGCAAGCTGCACCGTATCCGCCGGGGCTGGCAGGCCAGCCAGACCCGGAAGGACCCGCCGCGCTCCGCCAATCACCTGTCACCCGAGCGTGTCACCATCATGTGA